Proteins found in one Mytilus edulis chromosome 2, xbMytEdul2.2, whole genome shotgun sequence genomic segment:
- the LOC139513087 gene encoding serine hydrolase RBBP9-like has translation MATKIAIIPGNGAGDVFCANWYGWMHKKLNQISGVSCDLRNMPDPVTAKETVWIPFMHDEMTCDETTIIIGHSSGAEAAMRYSEKYPVRGIILVSACVTDLGDDNERESGYYNRPWEWQKIKSNTTFVVQFGSTDDPFIPWKEQQQVADGLESEFKKYNDKGHFMNSSFPELLNVVKEKLH, from the coding sequence ATGGCaacaaaaattgcaataataccAGGTAACGGTGCCGGTGATGTTTTTTGTGCAAACTGGTATGGATGGATGCATAAAAAACTTAACCAGATTTCAGGCGTTTCATGCGATTTACGAAATATGCCTGATCCGGTCACAGCAAAAGAAACAGTATGGATACCTTTCATGCATGACGAAATGACATGCGATGAAACAACGATTATCATTGGTCATAGTTCAGGTGCTGAGGCTGCTATGAGGTATTCTGAAAAATACCCAGTTAGGGGAATTATCCTCGTCTCTGCATGCGTGACGGATCTTGGCGATGACAACGAACGTGAAAGTGGATATTATAACAGACCATGGGAATGGCAGAAAATTAAATCTAATACAACCTTTGTTGTTCAGTTTGGATCGACAGATGACCCATTTATTCCATGGAAGGAACAACAGCAAGTAGCAGATGGACTTGAGAGTGAATTTAAGAAATACAATGACAAGGGACATTTTATGAACTCTTCTTTCCCAGAACTATTAAATGTTGTTAAGGAAAAATTACATTAA